The segment GTTAGAATGGACATGTAAAGGTCATCTGGttcaactctcctgcaatgaacaaggggCAGTGAGTTCTCTGCCCCCTCCATTCCAGTGATGGGAGCTCAGAACAGGGTTGGCACCAGACCCTGGGTATGGACACACTGATGGCATCAGGGCTGGCCCCCAACTTGTCACACCTTGTGCCTGTCTGCTACTGGCATGATAACAAAACTGTTCCAATGGAAACAGGCTCATTTTCAccctttaatttctttcttactttgCTGTTGTGCCTCTGACCTATGAGCTGCCGTTTGGTGATTTCAGTGCCACATTGGGCATTGGGCAATAACAGTGctcaaaacacagcactttAATGGCGAGTATTGAGTTTGAATACCTTAAATTGGTGACTTTCACTGCAGAATGGGCTGTCTGACAGCACATTTTGCACTGGGTTGCATCtcaaaggcagcagcatccctgcttGGGACACCAGCAGCTTTGCAAAAtgcagaatcatggaatcattcaggttggaaaagacctctaagatccccaagcccaaccccagcccaccccactgtgcccactgcccacgtccctcagtgccacatccccacggcgctggagcacctccaggcatggtgagcccagcactgctgggcagctgtgccaacacCTGTCAGCTCctacagagaagaaattctgcagtgctgtgcagtaaatagcccacagcccctctgcacAGTGCCCAGGCATCAAATCAACCCAAGAGCCTGAGCTGTAATCACAGCCCAGAGCCTGAAAGAGACAATATCCAGGTACTGTACAGCATAAACATAATTAGCATGGAAATCGAACACCATCCTTACTCATTAACCTGCAGTCTGTAAGACAGGAATCCTATTATCCAGACGCACTGCGCTGCAGATGCGCGGCAGCATCGCTGTCCCCATGCGGTGCCATTGAGCCCATCGCTCTGTGCCACTGCTGGCACGAGGTACAGAGCCCTTAGGGAAAAGAGAGCTTGGGGAGTTCCTGCTGGttctgctgggaagcagccaGGGCCCCGCTTGCCAGCAGCCCAGATATTTGCCTGCTGACCTGAAACCTCTTCCTGTGCTGAAAAGTCTCACCACACGCTGAGTGTCACTGTGGTCTGTCCCCAGGAACTGCTGGGAGGCGGAAGGAAGCCCTGCGCCCTCCCTGGGATCAGAATCAAAGGTATCACTGCAGCCATCTGAGCAGCTTGGTTTCTAATTTCTCTCCATTTCCCTCTCTCTGTAAAGGTGTCCAACACCGAAGCGGAGCAGCTGTTGCCCTAAGGACAGCCAGCACCAGTGAGACCCAGGTTTGGTAAAGCAATGCTGCCCACACTGAGCACTgggtgctgggagggagggTGGTGCTGGGAGCTTGGCTGGGGCTGCCAGAGAGTAGAGCATGTAGGCTGTATGTGGTATATACGTTATATGGCATATAGgttatatagggtatatagggtatatagggttatatagggtatATGGAAAAACATCCACTGTGGAGCTGGCATGGCCACGCTGATCATCCCTCATTCATCTGGGGTGGAAATCTTGAGCAATAGGAAACTCCTGCATCCTGTTTGGCATCCTGGTAGCAGGGATGGAGCgaagcagctctgcacagccacCCTGCAACACCTACGGCCACCCCAAACACCCCCGGCTATCCCAAAAGCCACTGGTCCAGAGGCATGTGGCTGGGGGAGGCAGGGGCAGACCTTGAGCTCAcctgtttccttctgctttgttgcactgcagcctttcttGTAATGCCCCAGCATCCCCTCAGTGTTGCTAATAGGGAATCTCCATTCCAGCAGTGACATCCACAGAGGATGGTGGCTTTCAGCCCTTGCCCAAATGCAAAGCTAATGCTGGTCTGCATCTCTTCCCCTCACACCCATACTCATATGGCCCAGCTCTAATACCTCCACGCCCCAGATACAGCCCCACCAAACTGCTTTTTGGGATTTCAGGGATTccaggctctgtgctgagccCCCATCCCcgctcctgcctgctgcctgaCCGGGGTGTGCCCGGCGTGCCGATGGCCAGCAACAACACCGCAAGCATAGCACAGGCACGCAAGCTGGTGGAGCAGCTGAAGATGGAGGCCAACATCGACAGGATAAAGGTGATGGAGCCGGGGACCCATTGGGCACATAGAGGGATGTTGTGAGGGTAGGTGCTGGTCAGAATTATATTGCAGGAGCCATCAGATGTGGTGGCAGAATATGGTGGGTATGAAGGACAGCTGTCCCAATGGCCCCATGGCCAATCCATGGTCATCTCGTTAGCCGTGGGAGGTGATTTCCTGGAGAAGTTCCCATGAGATGGGATGTTCCATCCCCACAGTGGGGTGTTCTATCACTATGGTGGAATGGCTTAGGGACATGGCTTAAtaggcatggtggtgatgggtcagtggttggactagatgatcttagtggtcttttccaacctcagcgattctctgattctacagttctgtgattcaagGTAGGATATCCCATCCCCAAAGCTGGATGTCCCATCCAGAAGATGAGATGTCCCATCCCCAAGGCAGTGTGTTCCATCCACAGGAAATGTCCCATCCCCAAGGCAGGATGTCCCCCATGCCATCTGTCCCCAACACACGGCTCCTTCTCTGCAGGTGTCCAAGGCAGCGGCAGACCTGATGGCATACTGCGAAGCTCACGCCAAGGAGGATCCCCTATTGACCCCCGTCCCGGCCTCAGAAAACCCCTTTAGAGAGAAGAAGTTCTTCTGCGTGATCCTGTAAAGCCTCAAGGAGCCTGACAGGCACTCAGGCCACCCTGAACACTCATGTAGAGTTTTTAGGAATGGGGACGACCTGCTAGTCCacagaatttaaacaaaaaaataagtaaaatatacGGCCTGGAAGCTACAGAGATGTGCATGTTTAAAGAATCTGGCTGCCTTTGGGGGATATAAGATGATCCACATTGCGAGGCAAAAGATCTGAAGTCTGTAGAGTtgcctagaaagaaaaaaaagaaaaaaaaaaaaaagaaaaaaaaaaagaatattcatgTAAAGAATAAATTTGTGTCACTTTTCAGCTCACAAAATCGTTTGATTGTTCCATATTTAAAGCACCAGAGTGGTGCTGAGCAGAAGTAACCGCTAAGGATGTGCGTAACCTTCTTGGAATGATGTTGTTGGTTCCTTTCCAAGTGTAGTTTTTATTTAAGCTGCCGGATCTATAGCTGTAGCTGGCTGTGATGTTACTCAGTGTTGGGTCTCGTGCTTTCCCATTCCCCGCTCCCCGTCTTGTGCCTGGTGGCTTCGCCCCGTGGTGAGTGGTGTTGTGCTCGCTGCTTCGCGCTCTGTGATGGCTTTTGGTTGTAGTGCATGGGGTTTGGTCTCTGCTCGCCCGCTGCaggttttctgttctgtctgaCACCACGGGCCGGCAGGAGATGCTGCGGGAGGTGATGCTGGAGGCGATGCCAATGGCAAAGCCAACCCCTGCAGCACCTCCGGACACGGCCGCAGACTCCAAGAACAGCGCTGGCCTCTTTTTCCTAGGTCCGTCCCTTTGTCCCACACGTCTGTGCCTCTTCCTGCTCCCTGCCCGGCTCTTCCTGCCCATCCTCATGCCCATTCCTCTGGAGCAATGGGAGAGTGCCAGGATGATGATGCCCAGAGCACCCCGCTCCCACAGTGCCTGATGCTGTGTTTAcgcacagccctgtgccaggGTGAGGGCTCATCCCCAGGTCCAGCATCACCCAGCATTAgaattttgggggaaaaatgcCTCCTTATGGGGCTGTTGGATGCTTGTGAGGACATGACTTGCCAGGAGCCCCTAGGACACTCCAGTGCTCCACACCCAACAGTAGCACTGGGATCCCATAAGGTACTCTGGGCTCCGCATTAACcccataaaatcatagaatcattgaggttagaaaagacctctaagatcattaAGCCCAACCGCCAACCCGTCACCGCCACACCCACTAAGCCACATCCCCATCAGCCCCAAACCACGTCTACCCAAGAGGGCAATAGTCTTTAGGTACCTTTCTGAGAATCTTTCTAGCCCGTTTCAAgtgtgttttgggttttctACCTTTTCATACTCTTTTTCTAGCTCCGGTTGGCTGTGGGATGGAGCGCCCGGGGCCGGCCCCGCTTGTGGTGTTCCCGGGCCGTGTAAATACCCCCACCCCTTTGTCTTGGTCATTGTGATGCCGAATTTCTGCTGAGCGCTGCCATGGTTTGTAAGAAGTTTTTTAATGACTCATATCTTTTACAACAGGAATTCTTAATACATCAACAAAGAGTAATGCGGCCGCGTTCACATATGGCTCGTTTCCCCATACAAAAGCCCTCAGCTGCCTCCATCCCGGGCATGGAAGGGAAAACCCATGGAACATCGGTGTGGGATTTGCCCTCCGCCCATtggtgtggggttggggggaaggCAGCGCGGGGAGGTCGGCGTCGCGGTGTAGCACATCCCCGTCCCGCGTGGTCTGTGTACTCGTTGGAAATAAAGTTGGGATTTGTTTCAAGGCTGCGGTGGTGATGCTGTGTGGGCATGGGGGGCAACGGGAGGCTGCAGGGGGGGTGACCTGGGCTGGGTCCTGCTGGTTGTGGGGGGGATTGGGAGTGAGAGAGAGTGGGGTCTGGGCTCTGGAGAAGGGCAGTGCAAGACGAGGCAAGGCAAAggaaggcaaggcaaggcaaaggaaggcaaggcaaggcaaggcaaggaaGGCAAGCAAGCAAAGGAAGGCAGCAAAGGAGGCCAGGCAGCAAAGAAGGGCAAGGCAAGGCAAAggaaggcaaggcaaggcaaaggaaggcaaggcaaggcaaggcaaggcaaggcaaagCCCTGCCCTCTCATGCCTACTTCCCTTCCCCAGTGCTGGCCATGCCGCAATGACTATCTTATCCAACTGTCAAGATCTTGAACATGAAGGATTATATCCAGCCGTATTATGAAGCTGAATCCCCTCTGCTGGTCGTCAGCTCCCACAAGGCAGTAGGAACACACGGGCACAGGTTGCACAGACAGCTCTGGTaccccagccctgctggtgcCCGAGGTCACACATGAGCCCAGTGCAGCTGAGCACGGTGGGCACCCAGCCCGCAATGGGGGTGGGCTGTAAGGTCCCCCCAGTGCCCTCCATCGCCCCACGCCCCGCCCCCAAGGCCAGcacaggccacgcccccttccaCAGGCCACGCCCCCAAATAGGCCAcacccccactgcccccccccGCCGCCGCGTCGTTACAGCTGGTCGTACATCCGCTTCCGTCCCGTCTGCTTTCTCCGTGCTTCGATTGGTCTTCTTAACAGCCGCTCAGCTCACGGGAACCAATAGGAGACGAATTAGACGGTATCGGGGCGGTACTTCCTGTCCGACCCGGCGGCTCGTTCTGAGCGCGGTGAGCGGCGGGTCCGGCCGTGGTGGCAGCGCCATGTTCCGCCGCAAGCTGTCGGCGCTCGATTACCACAACCCGGGCGGCTTCAACTGCAGGGGTGAGGGCCGGGGGAGcgggctggggctgcacacaGCGGGGGGCGCTCGGGGTGTGCGGAGAGGCCTAAGCTGAAGGCAGGGAGGccgggctgtgctgtgtgaggcCTGCTCGGGGCTGGACGGAGCCCCGGGTCGGCGCTGCCGCTGGGCTCTGCTCATTGACCCTGGTTAGTGGGGGGGGTCCGGGGTCggtctgtgctgtgtgtgagtAGGGCAGGAGTGTTCAGGGCCgggttggacggggccatgggcaacctgatctagtacaggtgtatgtttggtggccctgccgggcagggggttggaaatacgtgatccttgaggtcccttccaacccgggtcattctgtgagtTCCCCTGGCAGCACTATGAGGTGATCGAGGtgatcctgctcctctgctctgcgctcTGAGGCCTCACCTGGGGCGCTGTGTCCACATGGGGGGTGCTGTGTATGGGGGTGATGTGGAGCTGTAGAACCGTGTCCATAGGAAGGCCATAGAAGTGATGGAACAcctccctgtgaggacaggctgagagctggggatgTACAGCacggagaagagaaggctccagggagagctgagagccAGTGTTtaaaggggctgtaagaaaggGGTACAGGCTCTATCAGgctgtggtgacaggacaaggggaaatggtttcaaactaaaaaaggGGGATTTGAACTGAAGTTAAGTTGTTTTACAGTAAGAGCAGTGAGGTGCCGactcaggttgcccagagaggtggtggtgccccatccctgcagacacccaaggtcaggttggatggggctctgagcacctggtggagctgtgggtgtccctgtttgttgcagggagtgggaccagatggcctttaagggtcctgTCCAACTCAAACTGCTCTATATTCAACTCAAACTGGTCTTTGTAAGGGATCATCTCTCCCTCAGTGCTTCTGGTTGGCTCGTTGCGCTTTGAAAAGATCTTGTTTACTGCCAGCTTTGTGTGTTGTGCATTTTGAGCTCGTCGCTGACgtttctttctcctcagaggtttgttttgttggtgtaGAAGCTGTTAAAGTTCTTACTGAGAGTTTTCCTGTGTGTACATTGTGGCTGTTTCTTACAGCACATTCAGTGGAAGTCGGGTGTTCGTTTCACTTAGAGGATACACTCCTGACAGGTCGTAATAGCACAGCAGCCTTGTCCCTGATGGGGAAGCGTTTTGCTTATCACAGCCTGAGCTACTGCAGGAGGATATTTATCTCATTAATCCAGATCACTGAAATTCATCCAGTGCCAAAGTTTCATGGGTGGTTCTCAAGATGCTGGTGGTACCAAATACTGCAAATCACAGATGCAGAGAAGTTGCTTTGTCCATTACTGAACCTTTGGACCACAGTCTTTGTATTGTGGAGTTCCAACTCCAAATGGTGAAATGTTGGCTCAACAACcaagagaagagggaagaaaatgcttctCCACAGTCATGGGATGAGGGCACTTTGTTCTTAGGGACAGACAGGGATTTGTTGCAGCATGTGATGAGTTTGTCCACGCAACAGAGTTGGGCACTGAAATCCTCAGTGTCACTGTTTTACTTCTTTGCTTAGTAACACCTATATTTGTATTCCTAATAAAAACAGTCTCTTAGCTGATGCCTTTTAGTGTTGTCCACTAACTGTGGCCAATTCCAAGTCActtgagaaaggaagaaagctcaGAGTGTTGAGTTTTGGTCAGAAGTTACACTGGGCTGTGTGATTTCGAGGTAGTTGGTTTTGCCCTTAAGGTtaattgttgctgtttttacttCTCCCTGCAGATGAAACGGAATTCAGAAATTTTATTGTCTGGCTGGAGGACCAGAAAATCAGACACTACAAGATTGAAGACCGAGGGAATCTAAGGAACATACACAGCGATGACTGGCCCAAATCATTTGAGAAGGTATTTTGTTCCAAACACAAATGTCTCTTACCTGAATGACAGTCCAGGGTTTCTGTAGTTGCTGAGTGTAAATGAGTGGCCATTTATCCCatctctgaatgttttctgtctcaAGGAATCGAAATATATAATTGAGGCCACTGCAGGAGTTAAAGATGGAAGAACGCTTTATGTGTAAATTTCACTCAGCCCTGTTTTTGCAATGATAGCATCTATCCTGATATTTCTTGCCTAAATTGATTTagcttttactttaaaaactgGCTTCAACTAAACAGcttttattctgtgctttggtttttatgtagcaaaataaaaatggattagCACAATATGGGCTTTACAAGTATATGAAATGAAGCTGCTGAAGCTCCTCTCTGCCCCTACAGTCATGTCAGTAGATGATTTTTCACTGCTAACATGAACTGTGGCAAGCAGCCATAGCTCTGGTTGTGATCTCCTGTGTGCTTGTGGGCATTTTGGGtcactgtggggctgctgtgctggattccatttcctttctctgacaACAGTCATGTGAGGAACTGAACACACTGCTCCTAATGCTCAGTGCCCATTCATCTCACTTCTGTTCCCTGgaaccatttgttttcttccctgcccGGAAGGTTTGGAGTGGTAGTGCACACACTTTGTAAGTGGAAGCCTGAAGCACAGTTCCAAAATTGATGACAAGAGAGAAGCATTTTGAGCTTTAAATATGAGTGATGTTGGAATTACTGGCTGCTGGTACTGTTGTGTCAGCAGCACTTGGTGGTGTAGCATGGTGCTGTTCTATGTAGCTCCTCATAAGTAAAATTActtctgctgccctgcagaaTCCTCTGGTTTCTGTGCAAATGGTTTAGAGGTGTTTAGAGGTGTTGTTGCACCTTGATAGCAGTATTGTGAAAGCTTTAGGTAGAATCCTGCCTCCTTCCTGCTTGTTTTTGCTGTACTTTGTTCCCTGTCCTTCTCCCTCGCCTCTGCTTGCTGTATAAAGAGAGCAGACAGCGGAAGAATGAGTGTTTGGATTCTCTGGTTGTCAGTCTGACAGGGAATGTTACTCGTTCAAAGCATTATTAAATGGTTAGTATTAAAGACTAAGTGCCTCTCACATGCCTCAGATGGAtcagatgctgcagcagagctgttttgtACTGATGCTGCTTCTTAGTAATGATCTTCCAAACTGTGTTGGCTATGGGAAAGTGACTGCAAATCAGTTCTGTGCTTGTAGCTAACTTATACAAGTGTTTCCTTCCAGCCTATAATGTctacttcctttcttctctttctctcccacaGTATATGAAGGATGTAAACTGTCCTTTCAAAATGCAGGAACGACAGGAGACTGTGGACTGGCTTCTTGGGTTAGCAGTTAGGCTGGAGTATGGAGATAATGGTATGactgaatttatttaatatttgaaagTGGAAGGGAAACCTGTTTGACTGTTTAAAGTTAAGAATGATACGTCAAATCATGACAGTGTCAGAAGTGTATATCGTTTCCATCTAAAAGAATAAAGCTATTTCATCTGCTTGATATAGAACCATGTTGAGATGTGGGCTGTTTTTCTCAACTCACTGTGGGACAGTGCCctttgtgtatatatttataccTTTCTCCATGTGGTTTTGCCTTTGAGAGTGTACTTCAAAGTCTGTGAggtgcttttctctttaatacTACATATATTCAAATAAGTTATTCTTAAATCCACATTTCACTGGGAGCTGATCCTGAACCCTTGGGAACTGGGGCAATGGTATGAAAAAGTTGAATTCAACTTCAATGTCAGTAGCAATTTCCTTTGCAGCAATCATGCAGATACAAACGTAATTACTGGTGGCAAACATAATAGCCAAAGGACGGTTTTCCATTACCTTTAATTGCTGCAGGGCAAGGCTCTGTCCAAGACAAGGATGGGAATATGAATGCTGGCAATCTACAGTAATCTTAGTACTGGAGAAAGCGAGCTTTCTCCTGTCTCACTGTTATATGAACATGGAAGAGCCAGTTGAGATCAGCTAAAAATACTTGAAGAATACCACGCATACTGAGTGCTTCAGTCTATAAAATAAAGCCTCTGTTAGTAATGTTTTATACACTGATCAGAGCCAACCCAAATCCTGACCCTACGTATGCTGCTGATTAAGGCAAAGGGCCAATCTTGGTTGAATTGATGGATTTTTAAAGTAGAAGAACTGTAAGTTGCAGCTTGTTCAGCTGCCTTCTGGGAAATTGTAAGATGCCTTAATCAAGTGCATAATGACTTACATAAGCATGAGGTTATACATGCTCTGATGCTGCTCTGGGTGCAATGATAAGCTTTGGGCAGATGGGGAGCTGTTTGGACAACTGCCTTTGGGGCATTAAAGAACTCCAGAATGACAGCATATGAACTGAGAATGCTCTCGGGTATGTAGCACATCTCCTAAATGTGGTTACCACAAACTAGTTTGGCTCTAAACTTCTAGCtagttattttcttaattagCCCTAATGGTgatcatattttcttcttaatttaaCAGCTGACAAATATAAGGACTCCACCCCTGACGGTGCTAAAAATACTGACAATACAGCAAAAAATGCAGAACCACTGATTAACTTGGATGGTAAGTGTACAGCAACACTGGGGGTGTCATACAGAATGACTGCATCATTCACAAGTCTGTCGCCTATTGGCTGGATCTTCCACGATGACTCTAACTTTTATAGTTATATACCAGCTTAAAGCTTGCACCAGGCT is part of the Coturnix japonica isolate 7356 chromosome 5, Coturnix japonica 2.1, whole genome shotgun sequence genome and harbors:
- the GNG2 gene encoding guanine nucleotide-binding protein G(I)/G(S)/G(O) subunit gamma-2; protein product: MASNNTASIAQARKLVEQLKMEANIDRIKVSKAAADLMAYCEAHAKEDPLLTPVPASENPFREKKFFCVIL
- the RTRAF gene encoding RNA transcription, translation and transport factor protein, whose translation is MFRRKLSALDYHNPGGFNCRDETEFRNFIVWLEDQKIRHYKIEDRGNLRNIHSDDWPKSFEKYMKDVNCPFKMQERQETVDWLLGLAVRLEYGDNADKYKDSTPDGAKNTDNTAKNAEPLINLDVNNPDFKAGVMALANLLQIQRHDDYLVMLKAIRILVQERLTQDAIAKANQSKEGLPVALEKHILGFDTGDAVINEAAQILRLLHIEELRELQTKINEAIVAVQAIIADPKTDHRLGKVGR